A genomic region of Caulobacter sp. NIBR2454 contains the following coding sequences:
- the hisN gene encoding histidinol-phosphatase, giving the protein MLQADHLADLDAFLIELNRASAEAILPLFRADHGLEDKGGTGGFDPVTEADRGAEAAIRKLIAERYPEHGVIGEEYGEDRPDAEFVWVLDPIDGTRAFISGLPLWTTLVGLRWNGAPVLGSIGQPYLGELFIGSSSGSRLLAQGESRAIRTRACPDMAQAVISTTDPQACFDSPERAVWDDVRRATKLARLGCDAYAYAMVAMGKMDMIVEAGLKAWDVEAAIPLIAGAGGVVTDWRGDEMGKNGGQMLIVGDEALLEPTLELLAPAAKTTL; this is encoded by the coding sequence ATGCTGCAAGCCGACCATCTCGCCGACCTCGACGCCTTCCTGATCGAGCTGAACCGGGCCTCCGCCGAGGCTATCCTGCCGCTATTCCGGGCCGATCACGGCCTGGAAGACAAGGGCGGGACCGGCGGCTTCGACCCGGTCACCGAAGCCGACCGCGGCGCGGAGGCCGCGATCCGCAAGCTGATCGCCGAGCGCTATCCCGAGCATGGGGTCATTGGCGAGGAATATGGCGAGGACCGGCCCGACGCCGAGTTCGTCTGGGTCCTGGACCCCATCGACGGCACCCGCGCCTTCATCTCAGGCCTGCCGTTGTGGACCACCCTGGTCGGCCTGCGCTGGAACGGCGCGCCGGTCCTGGGCTCCATCGGCCAGCCCTATCTGGGCGAGCTGTTCATTGGCTCTTCCTCCGGGTCGCGCCTGCTGGCCCAAGGCGAAAGCCGCGCCATCCGGACCCGCGCCTGTCCCGATATGGCACAGGCGGTGATCTCGACCACCGATCCTCAGGCCTGCTTTGACAGTCCCGAGCGGGCTGTGTGGGACGACGTGCGCCGGGCCACCAAGCTCGCGCGCTTGGGCTGCGACGCCTACGCCTACGCCATGGTGGCCATGGGCAAGATGGACATGATCGTCGAGGCCGGGCTGAAAGCCTGGGACGTGGAGGCGGCCATCCCCCTGATCGCCGGCGCCGGCGGGGTCGTCACCGACTGGCGTGGCGACGAAATGGGTAAGAATGGCGGCCAGATGCTGATCGTGGGCGACGAGGCCCTGCTTGAGCCGACCCTGGAACTGCTGGCCCCGGCGGCCAAGACGACGCTCTAG
- a CDS encoding lysophospholipid acyltransferase family protein produces MSEIRASFAQHAAWRLEAFAFDLFTGIMRLLPVDWASAMGGALLKNLGPLSGAHRTADRNLRLAFPDKDDAWRADILKKQWEELGRTFAEFPLMDRIILSPDRVEIENLERLHVIAANREPVVFISGHFSNWEVMPAAIVQSGVDCQITYRAANNPYVDARIRKSRFRYGVRLFAPKGGDGAKELLAALKTGQSVALMNDQKFNGGVAAPFFGHLAHTAPGPTRLALRFGTVLQPMTVERTRGARFKAVVHDPIVLEQTGDRTADIEAGVRRINAMVEDQIRKRPHEWFWVHKRWSNEAYDSLKAGEA; encoded by the coding sequence ATGTCGGAGATACGAGCCAGCTTCGCTCAACATGCGGCCTGGAGGCTGGAAGCCTTCGCCTTTGATCTGTTCACAGGGATCATGCGTCTGCTGCCGGTGGATTGGGCCTCGGCCATGGGCGGCGCTCTGCTGAAGAACCTGGGTCCGCTCAGCGGCGCGCACCGCACGGCGGATCGCAATCTGAGGCTGGCCTTCCCTGACAAGGATGACGCCTGGCGCGCCGACATCCTCAAAAAGCAGTGGGAGGAGTTGGGGCGGACCTTCGCCGAGTTTCCGCTGATGGACCGGATCATCCTGTCGCCCGACAGGGTGGAGATCGAGAATCTGGAGCGGCTGCACGTCATCGCCGCGAACCGGGAGCCGGTCGTGTTCATCAGCGGCCACTTCTCGAACTGGGAGGTGATGCCCGCCGCCATCGTACAGTCGGGCGTCGATTGCCAGATCACCTATCGTGCGGCCAACAACCCCTATGTGGACGCCCGTATCCGCAAGAGCCGGTTCCGCTACGGCGTGCGGCTGTTCGCCCCCAAGGGCGGGGATGGGGCCAAGGAGTTGCTGGCGGCGCTGAAGACCGGCCAATCGGTGGCGCTGATGAACGACCAGAAGTTCAACGGCGGGGTGGCCGCGCCGTTCTTTGGCCATCTGGCGCACACGGCGCCGGGGCCCACGCGCCTGGCGCTGCGGTTCGGCACCGTGCTGCAGCCCATGACGGTGGAGCGCACCCGGGGCGCAAGGTTCAAGGCCGTGGTCCACGATCCCATCGTGCTGGAGCAGACGGGCGACCGCACGGCGGACATCGAAGCAGGGGTGCGGCGCATCAACGCCATGGTCGAGGACCAGATCCGC